The following proteins come from a genomic window of Sphaerisporangium rubeum:
- a CDS encoding ABC transporter ATP-binding protein → MTDMGDRPTLSEAVRTYGLVKRFGGQVAVAGADLVVPKGSFAGLVGPNGAGKTTTLGMITGLLRPDAGVATVGGADVWRDPVLVKSRVGVLPEGLRLFERLSGRELLMYNGRLRGIPTGEVARRAEELLKVMDLAGSADKLVVDYSTGMRKKIGLAAALLHNPEVLFLDEPFEGVDPVSADTLIEVLRRYTASGSTIVFSSHVMELVERLCDWVSVMSRGQIVAQGPTAQVRGGLTLNEAFLRLVGARSGHGASEEGLSWLGSSPA, encoded by the coding sequence ATGACCGACATGGGGGACAGGCCGACCCTGTCCGAGGCGGTGCGCACGTACGGTCTGGTCAAGCGGTTCGGCGGTCAGGTGGCGGTCGCCGGCGCCGATCTCGTGGTCCCCAAGGGAAGCTTCGCCGGGCTCGTCGGCCCGAACGGCGCGGGGAAGACCACCACACTCGGCATGATCACCGGCCTGCTGCGTCCCGACGCCGGGGTCGCGACGGTCGGCGGCGCGGACGTGTGGCGCGACCCGGTGCTCGTGAAGTCCCGCGTCGGCGTGCTGCCCGAGGGCCTGCGGCTGTTCGAGCGGCTGTCCGGCCGTGAGCTGCTGATGTACAACGGCCGGCTGCGCGGCATACCCACCGGCGAGGTGGCGAGGCGCGCCGAGGAACTGCTCAAGGTCATGGACCTCGCGGGGTCGGCGGACAAGCTGGTCGTCGACTACTCCACCGGCATGCGCAAGAAGATCGGTCTCGCCGCCGCGCTGCTGCACAACCCCGAGGTGCTGTTCCTGGACGAGCCGTTCGAAGGCGTCGACCCGGTGAGCGCCGACACCTTGATCGAGGTGCTGCGCCGCTACACCGCGTCCGGCTCCACGATCGTCTTCTCCAGTCACGTCATGGAGCTCGTCGAGCGATTGTGCGACTGGGTGTCGGTGATGAGCCGCGGCCAGATCGTCGCGCAGGGCCCGACGGCGCAGGTGCGTGGCGGGCTCACCCTGAACGAGGCGTTCCTGCGGCTGGTCGGCGCCAGGTCGGGTCACGGCGCGAGCGAGGAGGGATTGTCGTGGCTCGGCTCTTCGCCGGCCTGA